CCCCGATCGAAGAGGGATAGGAATGAACCGAGACGAACAGATAGCGACAAGAAGCGGGCAATACGCGGCCCGCTTGCGGCGGGCGCTCGGCACCCTCCAAGCGGGGGAGGTCGACGACATTCTGCTCGAGATCGAGGGCCATATCGCAGAGCGCCTGGCGGGCGCGGCGGATCCGGCGGCGGCGGTCGTCGAGGTGCTCGAAGCCCTGGGCGATCCGGAAGAGCTGGCAGCCGAGTATCAGACCGAGGCGCTTCTCGCCCGAGGCCGGTCCAGCCAATCGCCACTGACGCTCATGAGGGCGGCACAACGGTGGGCCATGGAAGGGCTGATCGGTCTGACGATGTTCCTCGCTGGAATCCTGGGCTATGGTCTTGCTGCAGCGTTGATTCTGGTCGCTGTACTGAAGCCTTTCTTTCCTCACCACATCGGGCTCTGGAGGGATCCACCCGATCTTCTCGCTCTTGGCTTCGTCAGTGGCCCGCCCGATGCGCAGTTCGAGCTTCTGGGCTGGTGGATCATCCCGGTCGGGCTCGTGACAGGCTGCCTGCTCTGGCTCGGCATGACCCGTCTGTTGGGCGGCCTGCTGCGTCGCTACCGAGCCTTCGCCTCACCCCTGCGGGAATCGGGCCGGCGCGCGGCGTCGTGAAGATCGGGAGCGCTCGGGCGGGCATTCTGGGCTACCTTGCGCTGCTTCTTCCGGTGACTTACGCGCTGCAGCTTCTAGTGCTGTGGCGGGGAGGCCTGGACGGACCGCTGGTCGCGAGGTTCGCGCCGCTCATCATGTTTCTGCCCGGCGTTACCGCCCTGGCCATGTTGCTCCGGACCGGCGAGGGTTTGCGCTCGATTCCTTGGCGCATTGGCCGCCCCCGCTACTTGATCGCCGCGGCCTTCATCCCGGCTCTGAGCGCGATGCTGTGTGTGGCGATCATCAGCTCGTTGAAACTCGGAAGCTCGCCGCACCTCCAGCTCGTCGACGGCTTGGTGGTGCTGGAGAAAGGGAGGTGGGTGCTCGGCCAAGGGGGCCAGTCGGTCCCTCGCTTCGCGCTCAACCTGGCCGCGACGGCGGTCGTTTTCGCCGTGGTCAACGGCGTCTTCGCCGCCGGTGAGGAGATCGGCTGGCGGGGCTATCTTCAGCCTCGGCTTGTCGAGCGCCTCGGCCCGCTTGGCGGGATCGTCATTCTCGGTCTCATCTGGGCGCACTGGCATACGCCGATGATCCTCGCCGGGTACAACTATGCCGAAACGCCGGTGCTCGGCGCTCTCGTGCTGTTTCCGCTAGAGCTCATCCTCGCTTCCTTTCTGCTGGCCTGGCTGACGATTCAAAGCCGCAGCGTCTGGCCCGCGGCGTTGGCCCACGGCAGCACCAACGCCTTCCACGGTCACATCGTCCAGGGGATGGAGCTCTCAGGGCCCAGACTGGGAGCTGATCTCGTCACTCTCTCGGTTGCGCTTGCGGTGGCCGTCCCGGCCTACCTCACGATCCGCCGCCGGCGTCATTGACGCCAGACCGAGTGCGCCAGCTGAGCCGCCGCCGATCGCGGTGGGATTATGGCGATGATGCCGTGGATGCCGGTCTCAGACTTCGGGGCACGAGCACGATGCGTTCGCGGCTCGAAGACACCCAGCCTGAAGAAAAAGAACGCTACGATAGAGAGAGTTCATGTCTCTGAGTGTTCACTTGCGAGCCTTCCTCAAGGATCCCAAGGGCATTGCAGCGCTGACCCCGACCTCTGCGGCCAGCGTCGGTCGCATCGCCTCGAAGGCACCGAGTGCCGAGGCGCGGCTGATCGTCGAGTTCGGTCCGGGAAGCGGAGTCCTGACGAGCGCGCTGCTCGACCGGCTGCCCCCCGGAGCGCGTCTCCTGGCGATCGAAGCGAACGCCGAGTTCGCGGCGCGACTGACCGCGAGGCTCCGAGATCCGCGACTCATCGTCGTTCACGACTCCGCCGTGCGAGTGCGAGAGATCCTCGCGGAACTGGGTCTCGGTCCGACCGATTGCGTTCTGTCGGGAATCCCCTTCTTCTGGCTCTCCCCGGAGTCGGCGCACAGGATTGTCGCCAACACCGAGGCAGCGCTCGCCCCTGGAGGCGCTTTTGTGACCTACCAGATGTTCTACCTGCCGCGTCGCCGCCTGCGGGCGCACCTCGAGCGCTGCTTTCGCTCCGTCCGCTCGGAGCTCGACCTTCGAAACCTGCCTCCGCAGAGAATCTACGAAGCGCTCAAGTAGGCGGGTCTCAGTCAGCGACGACAACTGCTACGTAGGGTGCATCCGCCCCCGGTTGCGACTCTCGTGAAGTGCCTTGTGACCGCGCTGGTCCGAGGCCTTCCTTGTCAGAGAGGACCCTTCTCACTCTGCTAGACTGACCGCCAACCCGGGAGGTATGCGTGCAGGGCCAGACCCTCTCCCACTACAGGATTCTCGACAAGCTCGGGGAAGGGGGCATGGGGGAGGTCTATCTCGCTGATGATCTTCGCCTCGACCGGAAGATCGCCCTCAAGGTCTTGCCGGAGACCGTGGCTTCGGACGCCGATCTCCAGGAACGCTTGCAGCGAGAGGCGAAGGTCATCGCGGCGTTGAATCACCCCAACATCGTGACCCTGTATTCGGTGGAGGAGGCCGACGGCGCTCAGTTCCTGACGATGGAGTATGTAGAGGGCGACACGCTCGATCAGCTCATCCCCGCCGGGGGCATGCCGATTCCCAGAGTTTTCGCCATCGCCATGAGACTGGTCGACGCTCTCGGCGCCGCGCACAGGAAAGGCATCATTCATCGCGATCTGAAGCCGGCGAATATCAAGATCACACCCGGCGGAGAAGTTAAGATTCTCGACTTCGGCCTGGCCAGGACCGTGGCCGTGCCGGACTTCCCGTCGCTCCCGGAGGATGATACGACGGAGCTCCTCGCGGAAGCTCCCGAGCTGTCTGGCACGTTGCGCTACATGGCACCCGAGCAGCTTCGAGCGGAGTCGGTGGACGAGCGAGCGGATGTCTACGCTTTGGGGGCAACGCTCTATGAGCTGGTCGTCGGGCAGCCGCCGTTCTCGGACTCCGACGGCTTCCGATTGATTGCCGACATCCAGCACACGAAGCCCTCGCCTCCGCGCTTGCTCAACTCGGATGTCCCCGTCGAGCTCGAGGCGATCGTCCTCAAGTGCCTGGAGAAGACCCGGGAGCGTCGCTACGAGTCGGCACGGGCGGTTTCGGAAGCTCTGCGAAAGGCCAGGTCCGCTTCGCTCGCAACACCCAGGACCCTGGCGGTTCTGTACTTCGAGAGCTCGAGCGGGACCAAGGAGGACGAGTACCTTCGCGACGGGATGACGGAGGACGTCATCATCGAGCTGTCGAAGATGCGAGACCTGTCGGTGCTTTCGCGCTCCTCGGTCATGCCGTTCCGGGATCTAGGGGTCCCCGCCACCGAGGCCGGCCAGAAACTCGAAGTAGCCTACGTCCTCGACGGGAGTCTGCGTCGAGCGGGCGACAACCTGCGGGTGACAACGACCCTCGTTGAGACGAAGTCTGGACGGTCCGTCTGGGCGGAACGCTTCGACCGCCAGCTGGAGGACGTGTTCGCCATCCAGGCCGAGATTGCCGAGAGCATCGCGGGCGCCCTGCGAGTCATGCTGACGGACGCCGAGAGGCGCGCCATCGCCAAACCTCCCACGACCAACGTCGATGCATACGAGCAGTACTTGCGCGGGCGGCAGAGTTTCCGGCAGTTTCGACGGCGGAGCATCGAGTTCGCGCAGAAGAAGTTTGAGCGTGCCATCGCCATGGACCCCGACTACGCTGCGGCCTATGCGGGACTAGCGGATTCCTACTCCTACCTGTACATGTTCTGGGCCGCCACGAAAGAGAATCTGAAGGGGGCGGATGAGGCCAGCCGTATGGCCGTACGACTTGATTTCGATTTGGCCGAGGCCCATGTGGCCCGGGGA
This portion of the bacterium genome encodes:
- a CDS encoding CPBP family intramembrane metalloprotease: MKIGSARAGILGYLALLLPVTYALQLLVLWRGGLDGPLVARFAPLIMFLPGVTALAMLLRTGEGLRSIPWRIGRPRYLIAAAFIPALSAMLCVAIISSLKLGSSPHLQLVDGLVVLEKGRWVLGQGGQSVPRFALNLAATAVVFAVVNGVFAAGEEIGWRGYLQPRLVERLGPLGGIVILGLIWAHWHTPMILAGYNYAETPVLGALVLFPLELILASFLLAWLTIQSRSVWPAALAHGSTNAFHGHIVQGMELSGPRLGADLVTLSVALAVAVPAYLTIRRRRH
- a CDS encoding methyltransferase, which produces MSLSVHLRAFLKDPKGIAALTPTSAASVGRIASKAPSAEARLIVEFGPGSGVLTSALLDRLPPGARLLAIEANAEFAARLTARLRDPRLIVVHDSAVRVREILAELGLGPTDCVLSGIPFFWLSPESAHRIVANTEAALAPGGAFVTYQMFYLPRRRLRAHLERCFRSVRSELDLRNLPPQRIYEALK
- a CDS encoding protein kinase, with the translated sequence MQGQTLSHYRILDKLGEGGMGEVYLADDLRLDRKIALKVLPETVASDADLQERLQREAKVIAALNHPNIVTLYSVEEADGAQFLTMEYVEGDTLDQLIPAGGMPIPRVFAIAMRLVDALGAAHRKGIIHRDLKPANIKITPGGEVKILDFGLARTVAVPDFPSLPEDDTTELLAEAPELSGTLRYMAPEQLRAESVDERADVYALGATLYELVVGQPPFSDSDGFRLIADIQHTKPSPPRLLNSDVPVELEAIVLKCLEKTRERRYESARAVSEALRKARSASLATPRTLAVLYFESSSGTKEDEYLRDGMTEDVIIELSKMRDLSVLSRSSVMPFRDLGVPATEAGQKLEVAYVLDGSLRRAGDNLRVTTTLVETKSGRSVWAERFDRQLEDVFAIQAEIAESIAGALRVMLTDAERRAIAKPPTTNVDAYEQYLRGRQSFRQFRRRSIEFAQKKFERAIAMDPDYAAAYAGLADSYSYLYMFWAATKENLKGADEASRMAVRLDFDLAEAHVARGIAVSLSKRYDEAGQEFEAAVRLNPKLFEAYYFYARTHYNCGKLEEAVRWFRRACDARREDYQAPTLMASALRGLGRKQESDDTYRRALELAQAHLQLYPGDARALYFSAISLAQLGERPAESLKFAERALAIDPEEPQILYNVACVYALLGRPGEAIDCLGGTIIHGEWWQTWMEHDPDLSSLHDDPRFRALLR